A stretch of DNA from Shewanella sediminis HAW-EB3:
TTAAAGGCGCCACGAAGTTTTGGTGCGTCATAGGTTTTCTCTGCACCTATGTCGAGCGCACGACCTTGCGGCTCAGGGGTGCCTATTACGGCTATCTGATTATTAGTAAACAGAGGAGGCTGGTGGCACTCGGCGCATCTGGCGACGAAGGATCGAAATACATTCAACCCTAAGATCTCATTCTCCGTCAGTGCTTCGTGATAGCCATGGGCGTAGCGATCATAGCGACTGTTGAGTGAGATAAGTGTCGTCTGAAAGGCGGTTATCGCAGTATAGACCTGTGAAAGTTCTAACCGGGAAGCTTCCGGGAAGGCCTGAGCAAACATTGAAGGGTAGCTGCCATTCTCCCTCAGGGTTTGCAGTAGATTCTCGGGCGTATTGCCCATCTCGCCCGGGTCAAACAGCGGTCCCTGGGCCTGTTCCTCCAGGGTCTTTGCACGCACATCCCAGAAGAACTTGTCCAGAAAGGCGACGTTCCACAGTGTCGGAGCCCCTCGGCCGACTTTCTCACCTGTAATTCCTATGCTTCTGTCCAGATCGTCGCTGAATCCCTTTTCCGGCTGGTGACAGCTGGCGCAGGAGATTGAACCATCTTTTGACAGTAGCGGATCGAAAAACAGGTATCGGCCGAGATCGATCTGCTCGGGAGTGAAGCCATCTCTGTGTCTGGGCAGTGAAGTTTGAGTACCCCCAAGTCCGCGCCCCTGAACCGAGTCATAAAATTGATATTGATTGACCAGGCGGCAGCGATCCTTCTCCTCCTCCTCTTTGATCAACTCAAAACTGGGGGGGCAGCTCTCTGCCAGAGTAAACGGCGTACCTTGCAGCTCTACCTCCTGAGCCTCTAGCGCCAGGAGGACACCGGGTGTAAGAGCTAATGTAGCGAGTGAGATGATATTGATGATGGCTCTCATGATAACT
This window harbors:
- a CDS encoding cytochrome-c peroxidase, with translation MRAIINIISLATLALTPGVLLALEAQEVELQGTPFTLAESCPPSFELIKEEEEKDRCRLVNQYQFYDSVQGRGLGGTQTSLPRHRDGFTPEQIDLGRYLFFDPLLSKDGSISCASCHQPEKGFSDDLDRSIGITGEKVGRGAPTLWNVAFLDKFFWDVRAKTLEEQAQGPLFDPGEMGNTPENLLQTLRENGSYPSMFAQAFPEASRLELSQVYTAITAFQTTLISLNSRYDRYAHGYHEALTENEILGLNVFRSFVARCAECHQPPLFTNNQIAVIGTPEPQGRALDIGAEKTYDAPKLRGAFKVPTLRNITKSAPYMHSGRYSKLRDAVKFYNDGRGNSIPDGESMLLHWHISEPDLTDDELDRIVDFLGALTDESLTPKVPQAVPSGLAVIDEKYQQEKIKQNPSSKTKNQSGE